One stretch of Variovorax sp. 54 DNA includes these proteins:
- a CDS encoding ArsR/SmtB family transcription factor, whose translation MEENDVVRALGALAQPVRLRVFRALVVAGPDGLTPGALTEALAVSATGLSFHLKELVNASLVSQERQGRNLIYRASFDRMNGLLGYLTENCCQGEACLPATTCDC comes from the coding sequence ATGGAAGAAAACGATGTGGTCCGCGCCTTGGGCGCACTCGCGCAACCCGTGCGCTTGCGGGTGTTTCGTGCCTTGGTGGTGGCGGGGCCTGACGGGCTCACGCCGGGTGCGCTCACTGAAGCACTGGCGGTGTCGGCCACGGGCTTGTCCTTCCACCTCAAGGAGCTGGTGAACGCGAGCCTGGTCTCGCAGGAGCGCCAAGGGCGCAACCTCATCTACCGCGCGTCGTTCGACCGGATGAACGGCCTGCTCGGCTACCTCACCGAGAACTGCTGCCAGGGGGAGGCCTGTCTTCCCGCAACCACCTGCGACTGCTGA
- a CDS encoding TfoX/Sxy family protein, with product MSVFVQSLHETFERLGRIETRRMFGGHGVWHEGRMIALVAKDTLYLKSDAGSAAHFDALNLPPFTYVRAGKEMPMSYRLAPADLFEDREEAARWGRLAYEAALRSGQPPKQKKPKPPPKTPPKAAKAKTR from the coding sequence ATGAGCGTTTTTGTCCAGAGCCTGCACGAGACCTTCGAACGCCTCGGCCGCATCGAAACCCGCCGCATGTTCGGCGGCCACGGCGTGTGGCACGAGGGCCGCATGATCGCGCTCGTCGCCAAGGACACGCTGTACCTCAAGTCCGATGCCGGCAGCGCCGCGCACTTCGATGCGCTCAACCTGCCGCCCTTCACCTACGTGCGCGCGGGCAAGGAGATGCCGATGTCGTACCGGCTGGCGCCGGCCGACCTGTTCGAAGACCGCGAGGAAGCCGCCCGCTGGGGCCGCCTTGCCTACGAAGCCGCGCTGCGCTCAGGCCAGCCGCCGAAGCAGAAGAAGCCCAAGCCCCCACCCAAGACACCCCCCAAGGCCGCGAAAGCAAAGACCCGGTGA
- a CDS encoding alpha/beta fold hydrolase, with protein sequence MSDTYVLVHGAWHTGAEMEAVADGLRAAGHTVHCPTVAGNNPGDSRANTGLDDAIASVVRYIEGKDLTQVRLVGHSYGGMVISGVADRIAARLRRLVYINAFVPLDGEALNDMVPPHYVSMFDAVAAANGNAVTLPFEIWREAFINDADLALAQSAYDQLNPHPYRTFTDKIQLKQPLAALALGKSYVNCQQDTALPHSLPWHPRLSERLGLFRLVECPGSHEMFFSNPQRLAQAILEAGRD encoded by the coding sequence ATGTCCGACACCTATGTTCTGGTTCACGGCGCCTGGCACACCGGCGCTGAAATGGAGGCCGTGGCCGACGGCCTGCGCGCGGCCGGCCACACCGTGCATTGCCCCACCGTGGCAGGCAACAACCCCGGCGACAGCCGCGCGAACACCGGGCTGGACGACGCCATCGCGTCGGTGGTCCGCTACATCGAGGGCAAAGACCTCACGCAGGTGCGGCTCGTGGGCCACAGCTACGGCGGCATGGTGATCTCGGGCGTGGCCGATCGCATCGCGGCGCGGCTGCGGCGGCTGGTCTACATCAACGCGTTCGTGCCGCTCGATGGCGAGGCGCTCAACGACATGGTGCCGCCGCACTACGTGAGCATGTTCGACGCGGTGGCCGCGGCCAACGGCAATGCCGTGACGCTGCCGTTCGAGATCTGGCGCGAGGCCTTCATCAACGACGCCGACCTGGCGCTGGCGCAGTCGGCCTATGACCAGCTCAACCCGCACCCCTACCGCACGTTCACCGACAAGATCCAGTTGAAGCAGCCGCTGGCGGCGCTGGCGCTGGGCAAGTCGTACGTCAATTGCCAGCAGGACACGGCGCTGCCGCACAGCCTGCCGTGGCATCCGCGGCTGTCGGAGCGGCTCGGGTTGTTCCGGCTCGTGGAGTGCCCGGGCAGCCACGAGATGTTCTTCTCGAACCCGCAGCGGCTGGCGCAGGCGATCCTCGAAGCGGGGCGCGACTGA
- the fghA gene encoding S-formylglutathione hydrolase produces MTDTTPTLLSEHHAFGGVQRFFEHRSHEIGLPMRFSVYLPPQAAAAGKPVPALLYLAGLTCNEETFAVKAGAQRMAASLGLALIAPDTSPRGAGPEGLPGAKDSWDFGIGAGFYLDATAEPWATHWRMESWIVHELLPLVARHLPIDGQRLGIFGHSMGGHGALTLALRHPGRFLSLSAFAPICAPTQCPWGQKAFAGYLGEPGDDRAQWLAHDASALMQSQTVAPYPQGILIDQGLADKFLAEQLHPEVFEAACFAAGQPLTLRRHAGYDHGYYFIQSFMADHIAHHAQTLSG; encoded by the coding sequence ATGACCGACACCACCCCAACACTCCTTTCCGAACACCACGCCTTCGGCGGCGTGCAGCGCTTCTTCGAGCACCGCTCGCACGAAATCGGCCTGCCGATGCGCTTCTCGGTCTACCTGCCGCCGCAGGCCGCGGCCGCAGGCAAGCCCGTGCCCGCCCTGCTCTACCTCGCGGGCCTGACCTGCAACGAGGAAACCTTCGCGGTGAAGGCCGGCGCGCAACGCATGGCCGCGAGCCTGGGCCTGGCGCTCATCGCACCCGACACCAGCCCGCGCGGCGCCGGACCCGAAGGCCTGCCGGGCGCGAAAGACAGCTGGGACTTCGGCATCGGCGCCGGCTTCTATCTCGACGCCACCGCCGAGCCCTGGGCTACGCACTGGCGCATGGAAAGCTGGATCGTCCACGAGCTGCTGCCGCTCGTGGCCAGGCACCTGCCCATCGACGGCCAGCGCCTGGGCATCTTCGGCCACTCGATGGGCGGCCACGGCGCGCTCACGCTGGCGCTGCGGCACCCGGGGCGCTTCCTGTCGCTCTCGGCCTTCGCACCGATCTGCGCGCCCACCCAGTGCCCGTGGGGCCAGAAGGCTTTCGCCGGCTACCTGGGCGAGCCCGGTGACGACCGCGCGCAGTGGCTCGCGCACGACGCCAGCGCGCTGATGCAATCGCAGACCGTGGCGCCTTATCCGCAGGGCATCCTCATCGACCAGGGCCTGGCCGACAAATTCCTCGCCGAGCAGCTGCACCCCGAGGTCTTCGAGGCCGCCTGCTTCGCCGCCGGCCAGCCGCTCACGCTGCGCCGCCATGCGGGCTACGACCACGGCTACTACTTCATCCAGAGCTTCATGGCCGACCACATCGCGCACCACGCGCAGACGCTGAGCGGCTGA
- the arsH gene encoding arsenical resistance protein ArsH, with protein MSPSPDLPQLDAGAFRIPSLQELLPTARATHAPRILLLYGSLRERSYSRLLTEEAARLLRAMGAEPRIYDPRGLPLPDGEPEDHPKVQELRDLAQWAEGMVWTSPERHGAMTGIMKAQIDWIPLAVGSVRPTQGKTLAVMEVSGGSQSFNAVNQLRVLGRWMRMITIPNQSSVAKAFLEFDDAGRMKPSPYYERVVDVMEELVKFTLLTRDCADHLVDRYSERRESAEALSKRVNLRSI; from the coding sequence GTGTCGCCAAGCCCTGATCTCCCCCAACTCGACGCCGGCGCGTTCCGCATCCCCAGCCTGCAGGAGCTGCTTCCCACCGCACGCGCCACGCATGCGCCACGCATCCTGCTGCTCTACGGATCGCTGCGCGAGCGCTCCTACAGCCGCCTGCTGACCGAAGAAGCCGCGCGCCTGCTGCGCGCGATGGGCGCCGAGCCCCGCATCTACGACCCGCGCGGCCTGCCGCTGCCCGACGGCGAACCCGAAGACCATCCGAAGGTGCAGGAGCTGCGCGATCTCGCGCAGTGGGCCGAGGGCATGGTGTGGACTTCGCCCGAACGCCACGGCGCCATGACCGGGATCATGAAGGCGCAGATCGACTGGATTCCGCTGGCCGTCGGCTCCGTGCGGCCCACGCAGGGCAAGACGCTCGCGGTGATGGAAGTGTCGGGCGGCTCGCAGTCGTTCAACGCGGTGAACCAGCTGCGCGTGCTGGGCCGCTGGATGCGCATGATCACCATCCCCAACCAGTCGTCGGTGGCCAAGGCCTTTCTCGAATTCGACGACGCAGGCCGCATGAAGCCCTCGCCCTACTACGAGCGCGTGGTCGACGTGATGGAAGAGCTGGTGAAGTTCACGCTGCTCACGCGCGACTGCGCGGACCACCTGGTCGACCGCTACAGCGAGCGGCGCGAAAGCGCCGAGGCGCTGTCGAAGCGCGTCAACCTGCGCAGCATTTAG
- a CDS encoding glutathione S-transferase family protein: MTVRLYDYPLSGNCFKVRQMLLWLGVDHASVPVDFHPGREHKSARFLEQINPLGQLPVIDDEGFVLRDAQAILVYLASRYDDARQHWYPADPQLRGQVAMWLAMADEITRTASAARLHDALGYTHLDIDACRRGARAAFRVLDDHLAEQHAATGLRWLVAAPEPTIADLACFPYVALAGEGGLSLDEFPALRRWVWDFRHLPGFVGMSGIFPAGPA, from the coding sequence ATGACCGTCAGGCTCTACGACTACCCGCTCTCGGGCAACTGCTTCAAGGTGCGGCAGATGCTGCTGTGGCTCGGCGTGGACCACGCGAGCGTGCCGGTCGACTTCCATCCCGGTCGCGAACACAAGTCCGCCAGATTCCTTGAACAGATCAACCCGCTGGGTCAGCTCCCGGTGATCGACGACGAAGGCTTCGTGCTGCGCGACGCGCAGGCCATCCTCGTCTACCTCGCAAGCCGCTACGACGACGCGCGGCAGCACTGGTATCCCGCCGACCCCCAACTGCGCGGCCAGGTCGCGATGTGGCTCGCCATGGCCGACGAGATCACGCGCACCGCCTCGGCCGCCCGGCTGCACGACGCGCTGGGCTACACGCACCTGGACATCGACGCCTGCCGGCGCGGCGCGCGCGCGGCCTTCCGCGTGCTCGACGACCACCTTGCCGAGCAGCACGCCGCCACCGGCCTGCGCTGGCTCGTGGCCGCGCCCGAGCCGACCATCGCCGACCTCGCCTGCTTTCCGTACGTGGCGCTGGCGGGTGAAGGCGGCCTCTCGCTCGACGAGTTTCCCGCGCTGCGCCGCTGGGTCTGGGATTTCCGTCACCTGCCCGGTTTTGTGGGCATGTCGGGTATCTTCCCCGCTGGCCCCGCCTGA
- a CDS encoding 3'-5' exonuclease produces the protein MNEQNNNSNPSHRLPPLPEREQIALLDPFDSLDLKDIVVVASLAEAERAADELLTAGVAGFDTESRPTFAKNEVSTGPHVVQFATRDTAWLFQLHRNECNPVVAGLLASTELRKVGFGLSSDLSMIRMRLAIAPQAVFDIDDEFRRRGYRRSVGVKTAVALMFNQRFAKSRKATTSNWAHKQLSESQIRYAANDAYASLRVFDALFPND, from the coding sequence GTGAACGAACAGAACAACAACAGCAACCCCAGCCACCGGCTCCCTCCGCTTCCCGAGCGCGAACAGATCGCGCTGCTCGATCCGTTCGACAGCCTCGACCTGAAAGACATCGTGGTCGTCGCCTCGCTGGCCGAAGCCGAGCGCGCCGCAGACGAATTGCTCACCGCCGGGGTGGCGGGCTTCGACACCGAATCGCGCCCCACCTTCGCAAAGAACGAAGTGTCGACCGGCCCGCACGTGGTGCAGTTCGCCACGCGCGACACGGCCTGGCTGTTCCAGCTGCACCGCAACGAATGCAACCCCGTGGTCGCGGGCCTGCTCGCGTCCACCGAGCTGCGCAAGGTCGGCTTCGGCCTCTCGAGCGACCTGTCGATGATCCGCATGCGCCTGGCCATTGCACCGCAGGCCGTGTTCGACATCGACGACGAGTTCCGCCGGCGCGGCTACCGCCGCTCGGTCGGCGTGAAGACGGCGGTGGCGCTGATGTTCAACCAGCGCTTCGCCAAGTCACGCAAGGCGACCACGTCGAACTGGGCGCACAAGCAGCTCAGCGAATCGCAGATCCGCTATGCGGCCAACGACGCCTATGCGTCGCTGCGCGTGTTCGACGCGCTCTTTCCGAACGACTGA
- a CDS encoding alpha/beta fold hydrolase produces the protein MNRMEPLRKIEAGVLEIAYYEAGPADGPPVLLMHGFPYDIHTYAEVAPMLAAQGCRVVVPYMRGYGGTRFLSDATPRSGEQAAFGADLLALLDALKIERAVLAGYDWGGRAACVVAALWPERCAGLVSLNSYNIQNIATAMEPDTAANEHSLWYQYYFHSERGRAGLAKDRKALTKLLWQLWSPTWQFDDATFARSAAAFDHPDFVDVVIHSYRHRFGLVPGDPAYADIERRLAAQPTITVPAITFDGIDDGVRPPADASAHAHRFSGPRSHRLVPGAGHNLPQEAPRTFADAVLELVPALMRSQTTSSS, from the coding sequence ATGAACCGCATGGAACCTCTGCGCAAGATAGAAGCGGGCGTCCTCGAGATCGCCTACTACGAAGCGGGCCCCGCCGACGGCCCACCCGTGCTGCTGATGCACGGCTTTCCGTACGACATCCACACGTACGCCGAAGTCGCGCCGATGCTGGCCGCGCAAGGCTGCCGCGTCGTCGTGCCGTACATGCGCGGCTACGGCGGCACGCGCTTCCTGAGCGACGCCACGCCGCGCTCGGGCGAACAGGCGGCGTTCGGCGCCGACCTGCTCGCGCTGCTCGACGCGCTGAAGATCGAGCGCGCCGTGCTCGCCGGCTACGACTGGGGCGGCCGCGCCGCCTGCGTGGTCGCGGCGCTGTGGCCCGAGCGCTGCGCGGGGCTGGTTTCGCTCAACAGCTACAACATCCAGAACATCGCCACGGCGATGGAGCCGGATACGGCCGCCAACGAGCACAGCCTCTGGTACCAGTACTACTTCCACAGCGAACGCGGCCGCGCCGGCTTGGCCAAGGACCGCAAGGCCCTCACGAAGCTGCTGTGGCAGTTGTGGTCGCCGACCTGGCAATTCGACGACGCCACCTTCGCACGCAGCGCCGCCGCCTTCGACCACCCCGACTTCGTCGACGTGGTGATCCATTCGTACCGCCACCGCTTCGGCCTCGTGCCCGGCGACCCGGCGTATGCCGACATCGAACGGCGCCTTGCCGCGCAGCCGACGATCACCGTGCCCGCCATCACCTTCGACGGCATCGACGACGGCGTGCGACCGCCCGCCGATGCCTCGGCCCACGCGCACCGCTTCAGTGGGCCGCGTTCGCACCGCCTCGTGCCCGGCGCGGGCCACAACCTGCCGCAGGAAGCACCGCGCACCTTCGCGGACGCCGTGCTTGAACTCGTGCCCGCGCTGATGCGCAGCCAGACGACCTCTTCTTCATGA
- a CDS encoding arsenic transporter, protein MTTALLIFACTLVLVIWQPRGLGIGWSASLGAAVALIFGVVQLADIPVVWAIVWNATATFIAVIIISLLLDEAGFFEWAALHVARWGRGNGRRLFAFIVLLGAAVSALFANDGAALILTPIVMAMLVALGFTPATTLAFVMAAGFIADTASLPLIVSNLVNIVSADFFGIGFNAYASVMVPVNLVAVLASLGVLLWCFRRDIPARYDMARLKSPADAIRDRDTFRAGWVVLALLLVGFFGLEPLGVPVSAVAAVGAALLLAVAARGHVISTRKVLHGAPWQIVVFSLGMYLVVYGLRNAGLTGQISSLLDVFAQGGVWGAAIGTGFLAAGLSSVMNNMPTVLVGALSIDASGATGLVKEAMIYANVIGCDLGPKITPIGSLATLLWLHVLEKKGTTIAWGYYFKVGIAMTLPVLAVTLAALALRLSVG, encoded by the coding sequence ATGACCACAGCCCTCCTCATCTTCGCCTGCACCCTTGTGCTCGTCATCTGGCAGCCCCGCGGCCTGGGCATCGGCTGGAGCGCCTCGCTGGGCGCAGCCGTCGCATTGATCTTCGGCGTGGTGCAGCTCGCCGACATCCCCGTCGTCTGGGCCATCGTCTGGAACGCCACCGCCACCTTCATCGCCGTCATCATCATCAGCCTGCTGCTCGACGAAGCCGGCTTCTTCGAGTGGGCTGCCCTGCATGTGGCCCGCTGGGGGCGTGGCAACGGACGACGGCTGTTCGCCTTCATCGTGCTGCTGGGCGCCGCGGTGTCGGCCCTCTTTGCGAACGACGGTGCGGCACTGATCCTCACGCCCATCGTGATGGCCATGCTCGTTGCGCTCGGCTTCACGCCGGCGACCACCCTGGCGTTCGTCATGGCGGCGGGCTTCATTGCCGACACGGCCAGCCTGCCGCTGATCGTGTCGAACCTCGTGAACATCGTGTCGGCCGACTTCTTCGGCATCGGCTTCAACGCGTATGCCTCGGTGATGGTGCCCGTGAACCTTGTGGCCGTGCTCGCGAGCCTGGGCGTGCTGCTGTGGTGCTTCCGGCGCGACATTCCCGCGCGCTACGACATGGCCCGCCTCAAGAGCCCCGCCGATGCCATCCGCGACCGCGACACCTTCCGCGCCGGCTGGGTCGTGCTCGCGCTGCTGCTCGTGGGCTTCTTCGGGCTGGAGCCGCTGGGCGTGCCGGTCAGTGCCGTGGCGGCCGTGGGCGCCGCCCTTCTTCTGGCCGTGGCTGCGCGCGGACACGTCATCAGCACGCGCAAGGTACTGCATGGCGCGCCCTGGCAGATCGTCGTCTTCTCGTTGGGCATGTACCTCGTGGTCTACGGGCTGCGCAACGCCGGGCTGACGGGCCAGATCTCATCGCTGCTCGACGTGTTCGCGCAAGGCGGTGTGTGGGGTGCCGCCATCGGCACCGGCTTCCTGGCCGCAGGACTCTCATCGGTCATGAACAACATGCCGACCGTGCTGGTGGGCGCGCTCTCCATCGACGCGTCGGGTGCCACGGGCCTCGTGAAGGAAGCCATGATCTACGCCAACGTCATCGGCTGCGATCTGGGCCCGAAGATCACGCCGATCGGCAGCCTGGCCACGCTGCTGTGGCTGCACGTGCTCGAGAAAAAGGGTACGACCATCGCCTGGGGCTACTACTTCAAGGTCGGCATCGCGATGACGCTTCCCGTGCTGGCCGTCACGCTGGCCGCGCTCGCGTTGCGCCTCAGCGTCGGCTGA
- a CDS encoding aromatic ring-hydroxylating oxygenase subunit alpha → MPFVTDDPNMLDDWLVVGPTSGLPRTTRLLGATLHLHTDADGTPHALLGNDALTVQSRYGFLWVCPSGRPARALFAFPEYEEPGRRLVDCGGLGVAVSGLRVIENFLDMAHFPFVHPDYLGKVPHTEVAKYNVEVDAATDEIWATDCRFWQPRASAAHDTGSEVFYKYRVMQPFSAMLYKSSHRPDKLDAIGLFLQPVDDEHVIAHTLLAYFDDVSTDAELIAFQHTIFGQDKPILENHAFKRMPLEGRAETPTRGDTTSVTYRRWLRERGMRFGTARAAA, encoded by the coding sequence ATGCCCTTCGTCACCGACGATCCCAACATGCTCGACGACTGGCTCGTCGTCGGCCCCACCAGCGGCTTGCCCCGCACGACGCGGCTGCTCGGTGCAACCCTGCACCTGCACACCGATGCCGACGGCACGCCGCACGCCCTTCTCGGCAACGACGCGCTGACCGTGCAGTCGCGCTACGGCTTCCTCTGGGTCTGCCCCAGCGGCCGCCCCGCGCGCGCGCTGTTCGCCTTCCCCGAGTACGAAGAGCCCGGCCGCCGCCTCGTCGATTGCGGTGGGCTCGGCGTGGCCGTGTCGGGCCTGCGCGTGATCGAGAACTTCCTGGACATGGCCCACTTCCCTTTCGTGCACCCCGACTACCTCGGCAAGGTGCCGCACACCGAAGTCGCCAAGTACAACGTCGAGGTCGATGCAGCCACCGACGAGATCTGGGCCACCGACTGCCGCTTCTGGCAGCCTCGCGCCTCGGCCGCCCACGACACGGGCAGCGAGGTGTTCTACAAGTACCGCGTGATGCAGCCCTTCTCGGCCATGCTCTACAAGTCGAGCCACCGGCCCGACAAGCTCGACGCCATCGGCCTCTTCCTGCAGCCCGTGGACGACGAGCACGTCATCGCCCACACGCTGCTGGCCTACTTCGACGACGTGTCGACCGACGCCGAGCTCATCGCCTTCCAGCACACGATCTTCGGGCAGGACAAACCGATCCTGGAGAACCACGCCTTCAAGCGCATGCCGCTCGAAGGCCGCGCCGAGACGCCCACGCGCGGCGACACCACCTCCGTCACCTACCGCCGCTGGCTGCGCGAGCGCGGCATGCGCTTCGGCACTGCGAGGGCCGCCGCATGA
- a CDS encoding GNAT family N-acetyltransferase, whose amino-acid sequence MSAAQIPAFELRSRDGGAEENMVLAGIWRRAWVSANRGAVHVEPIAHWLRRVQTEFIPPADVVLAERDGQVLAFMVLLTAREYVAQLFVEPHLRSQGLGKALLDEACVRMPHGWRLHVAVSNTEAQRFYERYGLVRGVVDRHPGSGRERIAYHWSPARTPWRTG is encoded by the coding sequence ATGTCTGCCGCCCAGATTCCCGCCTTCGAGTTGCGCTCGCGCGATGGCGGCGCCGAAGAGAACATGGTGCTCGCCGGCATCTGGCGCCGCGCCTGGGTGTCGGCCAACCGGGGCGCCGTCCACGTCGAGCCCATCGCCCACTGGCTGCGCCGCGTGCAGACCGAATTCATCCCGCCCGCCGACGTGGTGCTGGCCGAGCGCGACGGCCAGGTGCTGGCCTTCATGGTGCTGCTCACGGCGCGCGAGTACGTGGCCCAGCTGTTCGTCGAACCGCACCTGCGCAGCCAGGGCCTGGGCAAAGCGCTGCTCGACGAAGCCTGCGTGCGCATGCCGCACGGCTGGCGGCTGCACGTGGCCGTCAGCAACACCGAGGCGCAGCGCTTCTACGAACGCTACGGCCTCGTGCGCGGCGTGGTCGACCGGCACCCGGGCAGCGGGCGCGAACGCATCGCCTACCATTGGTCGCCTGCCCGCACGCCCTGGCGCACGGGCTGA
- a CDS encoding S-(hydroxymethyl)glutathione dehydrogenase/class III alcohol dehydrogenase gives MKTKAAVAWQAGQPLTIETVDLQGPKFGEVLVEIKATGICHTDYYTLSGADPEGIFPAILGHEGAGIVVDVGPGVTTLKKGDHVIPLYTPECRQCKFCLSRKTNLCQLIRGTQGKGLMPDATSRFSLDGKPIFHYMGTSTFSNYTVAPEISLAKIREDAPFDKVCYIGCGVTTGIGAVLFTAKVEAGANVVVFGLGGIGLNVIQGAKMVGADKIIGVDLNPEREAMARQFGMTHFINPKTTENVVDAIVQLTDGGADYSFECIGNTQVMRQALECTHKGWGRSIIIGVAEAGAEISTRPFQLVTGRKWEGSAFGGARGRTDVPKIVDWYMEGKINIDDLITHTMPLEDINKGFDLMKRGESIRGVVLY, from the coding sequence ATGAAAACCAAAGCCGCCGTCGCCTGGCAAGCAGGCCAACCCCTCACCATCGAAACCGTGGACCTCCAGGGCCCCAAGTTCGGTGAAGTGCTGGTCGAGATCAAGGCCACCGGCATCTGCCACACCGACTACTACACGCTCTCGGGCGCCGACCCCGAAGGCATCTTCCCCGCCATCCTGGGCCATGAAGGCGCGGGCATCGTGGTCGACGTCGGCCCCGGCGTCACCACGCTGAAGAAGGGCGACCACGTCATTCCGCTGTACACGCCCGAATGCCGCCAGTGCAAGTTCTGCCTGAGCCGCAAGACCAACCTGTGCCAGCTGATCCGCGGCACCCAGGGCAAGGGCCTCATGCCCGACGCCACCTCGCGCTTCAGCCTCGACGGCAAGCCCATCTTTCACTACATGGGCACGAGTACCTTCAGCAACTACACGGTTGCGCCCGAAATCTCGCTGGCCAAGATCCGCGAAGACGCCCCCTTCGACAAGGTCTGCTACATCGGCTGCGGCGTCACCACCGGCATCGGTGCGGTGCTCTTCACGGCCAAGGTCGAAGCCGGCGCGAACGTCGTGGTGTTCGGCCTCGGCGGCATCGGCCTGAACGTGATCCAGGGCGCCAAGATGGTGGGCGCCGACAAGATCATCGGCGTCGACCTGAACCCCGAGCGCGAAGCCATGGCCCGCCAGTTCGGCATGACGCACTTCATCAACCCCAAGACCACCGAGAACGTGGTCGACGCCATCGTGCAGCTGACCGACGGCGGCGCCGACTACAGCTTCGAGTGCATCGGCAACACGCAGGTGATGCGCCAGGCGCTCGAGTGCACGCACAAGGGCTGGGGCCGCAGCATCATCATCGGCGTGGCCGAGGCCGGCGCCGAGATCAGCACGCGTCCGTTCCAGCTGGTCACGGGCCGCAAGTGGGAAGGCTCGGCCTTCGGCGGCGCGCGCGGTCGCACCGACGTGCCGAAGATCGTCGACTGGTACATGGAAGGCAAGATCAACATCGACGACCTGATCACGCACACCATGCCGCTGGAAGACATCAACAAGGGCTTCGACCTCATGAAGCGCGGCGAGTCGATCCGCGGCGTCGTTCTGTACTGA
- the arsC gene encoding arsenate reductase (glutaredoxin) (This arsenate reductase requires both glutathione and glutaredoxin to convert arsenate to arsenite, after which the efflux transporter formed by ArsA and ArsB can extrude the arsenite from the cell, providing resistance.) → MSDITIYHNPACGTSRNVLALIRNTGDEPTVIEYLKTPPDRATLTQLITAMGVPVREVLRQKGTPYDELGLGDPTWSDEQLIDFMQQHPILINRPIVVTPLGTRLCRPSEAVLDILPKPQQGAFSKEDGEAVIDAKGQRVAKP, encoded by the coding sequence ATGAGCGACATCACGATCTATCACAACCCCGCCTGCGGCACGTCGCGCAACGTGCTCGCACTGATCCGCAACACGGGCGACGAGCCCACGGTCATCGAGTACCTGAAGACTCCGCCCGACCGCGCCACGCTCACACAGCTGATCACAGCCATGGGCGTGCCCGTGCGCGAGGTGCTGCGCCAGAAAGGCACGCCGTACGACGAACTCGGCCTTGGCGATCCGACGTGGAGCGACGAACAGCTCATCGACTTCATGCAGCAGCACCCGATCCTCATCAACCGCCCCATCGTCGTCACGCCGCTGGGCACGCGCCTGTGCCGGCCATCCGAGGCTGTGCTCGACATCCTGCCGAAGCCGCAGCAAGGCGCCTTCTCCAAAGAAGACGGCGAAGCCGTGATCGACGCGAAAGGCCAGCGTGTCGCCAAGCCCTGA
- a CDS encoding VOC family protein has translation MRIRIDHIALWTTDLERCKRFYVEYFGATAGAGYVNPTKGFASCFLSLGDGARIEAMTTSTQSPVVAEPGAQRMGWTHLAISVGSDAEVDALTQRLKADGYPLLDGPRRTGDGYYESVVLDPDGNRIEITS, from the coding sequence ATGCGCATCCGCATCGATCACATCGCCCTCTGGACCACCGACCTCGAACGCTGCAAGCGCTTCTACGTCGAGTACTTCGGCGCCACCGCCGGCGCCGGGTATGTCAACCCGACCAAGGGCTTCGCCTCGTGCTTCCTGAGCCTGGGCGACGGCGCGCGCATCGAGGCCATGACCACGAGCACCCAGTCGCCCGTCGTCGCTGAGCCCGGCGCGCAGCGCATGGGCTGGACGCACCTCGCGATCTCGGTCGGCTCCGACGCCGAGGTCGATGCGCTCACGCAGCGGCTGAAGGCCGACGGCTACCCGCTGCTCGACGGCCCGCGCCGCACCGGCGACGGCTACTACGAGAGCGTGGTGCTAGACCCGGACGGCAACCGCATCGAGATCACCTCATGA